From Clarias gariepinus isolate MV-2021 ecotype Netherlands chromosome 2, CGAR_prim_01v2, whole genome shotgun sequence, one genomic window encodes:
- the si:ch211-284k5.2 gene encoding sperm axonemal maintenance protein CFAP97D1 → MHKAYQPLKPATNKYLQKKWDQQHYNEHRRKVREAQPIVDTKGIRTPTHIQVKLKKAQIQEERQAVIDRDNCLLASKLADIQHSKGRIDHRNFYPEHSLNSERRRAELLQVTHENQKIYERITAQESEYRRELWEEDWARNEQRRDGITRYPRGVAGKQKLKKSVKFLGRESEGTPSSSSRTEDCETTDEDL, encoded by the exons ATGCATAAAGCTTACCAGCCACTTAAACCTGCAACTAATAAATACCTGCAGAAGAAATGGGACCAGCAGCACTATAATGAGCATCGAAGAAAG GTCAGGGAAGCCCAACCCATAGTAGACACCAAAGGGATCCGAACGCCAACACACATTCAAGTAAAGCTGAAAAAGGCACAG ATTCAAGAGGAGAGGCAAGCCGTCATCGACAGAGATAACTGTCTCCTGGCATCCAAACTAGCTGATATTCAACATTCTAAAGGGCGAATAGACCACAGGAACTTTTATCCAGAGCATAG TCTGAACTCTGAGAGAAGGAGAGCCGAGCTACTGCAGGTGACTCATGAAAATCAGAAGATCTATGAGCGGATCACAGCACAGGAATCTGAATATAGACGTGAACTGTGGGAAGAGGACTGGGCGAGGAACGAGCAAAGGCGAGATGGTATTACACGCTATCCGCGAGGAGTAGCTGGTAAGCAG AAGTTGAAAAAAAGTGTCAAGTTTTTGGGAAGAGAATCAGAAGGAACACCTAGCTCATCCAGCAGAACAGAAGATTGTGAAACTACAGATGAAGATCTCTAA